A single Micromonospora luteifusca DNA region contains:
- a CDS encoding CDP-alcohol phosphatidyltransferase family protein — protein sequence MQSATSLADPRPSVADFHRVNRGGGLFSESISQWLGAVFALVAQRLGLRPTALTITNLVLGLATSVTVVALAGPVADGDIPAWVVGLLALIGWQVAYSLDCADGQLARVTGQGSAAGARVDVLCDVAAQIALVAALAATSVAQEPSTPTWLVATFAGTWMVNLVTSVMQAGPNAASMVTSTSLPVRLVKLIRDYGAVIFVAALVLAVAPALVLWVMVAFTLVNGGFLLASIAFSARASLR from the coding sequence GTGCAATCCGCGACCAGCTTGGCTGACCCCCGTCCCTCAGTCGCCGACTTCCACCGGGTGAACCGGGGCGGCGGCCTGTTCAGCGAGTCGATCAGCCAGTGGCTGGGGGCCGTGTTCGCGCTGGTCGCGCAACGCCTCGGGCTGCGTCCGACCGCGTTGACCATCACCAACCTGGTGCTCGGGCTGGCCACCTCGGTCACCGTCGTGGCGCTCGCCGGGCCGGTCGCCGACGGCGACATACCGGCCTGGGTGGTCGGCCTGCTCGCCCTGATCGGCTGGCAGGTGGCGTACTCCCTGGACTGCGCCGACGGGCAGCTCGCCCGGGTGACCGGCCAGGGCAGCGCGGCCGGCGCCCGCGTCGACGTGCTCTGCGACGTGGCCGCGCAGATCGCCCTGGTGGCCGCGCTGGCCGCCACCTCCGTGGCGCAGGAACCGTCCACCCCGACCTGGCTGGTGGCGACCTTCGCGGGCACCTGGATGGTCAACCTGGTCACCTCGGTGATGCAGGCCGGCCCGAACGCGGCCAGCATGGTCACCTCGACCTCGCTACCGGTCCGCCTGGTCAAGTTGATCCGGGACTACGGCGCGGTGATCTTCGTGGCCGCCCTGGTGCTGGCCGTGGCCCCCGCGCTGGTCCTCTGGGTGATGGTCGCGTTCACCCTCGTCAACGGCGGCTTCCTGCTCGCCAGCATCGCCTTCTCCGCTCGCGCCTCGCTCCGCTGA
- a CDS encoding sensor histidine kinase — MGANLSAVVGVVSLVTALTAALLAVLRLRARRGIATATQRATYEVLHTAGLAAEPLRAGLSEAGAAKAVRHLRALVGAAGLALTDADRVLALDGRGTHHGEQLLSAARRTVDTGRSTVLGEQELHCDRVDCPIRGAVVAPLQGADGRVVGALVAIADSPPAPGLVQATLETAHWAGNQLALAELDSSRERLARAEVRALRAQISPHFIYNALTAIGSFVRTDPERARELILEFAEFTRYSFRAHGEFTTLAEELRSIDRYLTIERARFGDRLQVRLQIAPEVLPVMLPFLCLQPLVENAVRHGLSRKPGTGMVSIEARDAGAECHITVEDDGVGMDPTTLTAGIAELARGTGDPGDDTGQHVGLSNVDERLRSVFGDRFGLVVETGLGSGTKVSMRIPKFHAGVRAGS; from the coding sequence GTGGGTGCCAACCTCTCCGCCGTGGTCGGTGTCGTATCACTCGTCACCGCGCTGACCGCTGCCCTGTTGGCGGTGCTGCGGCTACGGGCCCGCCGGGGCATCGCCACCGCTACCCAGCGGGCCACCTACGAGGTGCTGCACACCGCCGGCCTGGCCGCCGAGCCGCTGCGGGCGGGGCTGAGCGAGGCGGGGGCGGCGAAGGCCGTACGTCATCTGCGGGCCCTGGTTGGCGCGGCCGGGCTGGCGCTCACCGACGCCGACCGGGTGCTGGCCCTCGACGGGCGCGGCACCCACCACGGCGAGCAGCTGCTCTCGGCCGCCCGGCGGACGGTGGACACCGGCCGCTCGACGGTGCTCGGTGAGCAGGAGCTGCACTGCGACCGGGTCGACTGCCCGATCCGAGGGGCGGTGGTCGCGCCGCTGCAGGGGGCGGACGGTCGGGTGGTTGGCGCGCTCGTCGCCATCGCCGACAGCCCGCCGGCCCCAGGCTTGGTGCAGGCCACCCTGGAGACCGCGCACTGGGCCGGCAACCAGCTTGCCCTGGCCGAGCTCGACTCGTCGCGGGAGCGGCTGGCCCGGGCCGAGGTCCGGGCGTTGCGGGCGCAGATCAGCCCGCATTTCATCTACAACGCGCTGACCGCGATCGGCTCGTTCGTCCGCACCGATCCGGAGCGGGCCCGGGAGCTGATCCTGGAGTTCGCGGAGTTCACCCGGTACTCGTTCCGGGCGCACGGGGAGTTCACCACGCTCGCCGAGGAGCTGCGGTCGATCGACCGGTACCTGACCATCGAACGGGCCCGGTTCGGCGACCGGTTGCAGGTGCGGTTGCAGATCGCCCCGGAGGTGCTGCCGGTGATGCTGCCGTTCCTCTGCCTGCAGCCACTGGTGGAGAACGCCGTCCGCCACGGGTTGTCCCGCAAGCCGGGCACGGGCATGGTGAGCATCGAGGCCCGGGACGCGGGTGCCGAATGCCACATCACGGTGGAGGACGACGGAGTGGGAATGGACCCGACCACGCTGACCGCCGGCATCGCCGAGCTGGCCCGCGGCACCGGCGATCCGGGCGACGACACGGGCCAGCACGTCGGCCTCTCCAACGTCGACGAGCGTCTCCGGTCGGTCTTCGGGGACCGGTTCGGCCTGGTCGTGGAGACCGGGCTGGGCTCGGGCACGAAGGTGAGCATGCGGATCCCGAAGTTCCACGCTGGCGTACGGGCAGGGTCGTGA
- a CDS encoding aminotransferase-like domain-containing protein yields the protein MTAEQLISFARGAPSLDIVDVEGLKAAAVRAFDADPAGVTAYGTSVGYLPLRKWIAEKHGVQADQVLVTNGSLQADAFLFEHLVRPGDAVVVERPTYDRTLLNLQRMGSELHGISVQPDGLDTAELRKLLESGVRPRLAHVIPNYQNPAGMTLSLEKRRELLDLAAEYEFIIFEDDPYADIRFRGEALPSMLSLDTRNVVVHASSFTKTVCPGVRVGYLVGSADLIADIAKNATSLYISPGMVSQAIVHQFCVSGDIDRSIETVRAALGERARVLAESLRRHLPQARFVEPDGGYFLWVEFPEDVLVDRLAPAAAERGVAVVKGSDFVLDGGRHALRLAFSAVTVDRIDEGVRRLAEAVEAVRS from the coding sequence ATGACCGCCGAGCAGTTGATCTCCTTTGCCCGTGGGGCTCCCTCGCTGGACATCGTCGATGTCGAGGGGCTCAAGGCCGCCGCCGTCCGTGCCTTCGACGCCGACCCTGCGGGGGTCACGGCGTATGGCACCTCCGTCGGTTACCTTCCGCTGCGAAAGTGGATCGCCGAGAAGCACGGAGTCCAGGCCGACCAGGTGCTGGTCACCAACGGATCACTCCAGGCCGACGCGTTCCTCTTCGAGCACCTGGTCCGTCCGGGCGACGCGGTGGTGGTGGAACGCCCGACGTACGACCGGACGCTGCTCAACCTCCAGCGGATGGGCAGTGAGTTGCACGGCATCTCGGTCCAGCCGGATGGCCTCGACACCGCCGAGCTGCGCAAGCTGCTGGAGTCCGGGGTTCGACCCCGGCTCGCCCACGTCATTCCGAACTACCAGAACCCGGCCGGCATGACGCTCTCCCTGGAGAAGCGTCGAGAGTTGCTCGACCTTGCCGCCGAGTACGAGTTCATCATTTTCGAGGACGACCCGTACGCGGACATCCGCTTCCGCGGTGAGGCGCTGCCGTCGATGCTCTCGCTGGACACCCGCAACGTGGTGGTGCACGCGTCGAGCTTCACCAAGACGGTCTGCCCGGGTGTGCGGGTCGGGTATCTGGTCGGTTCGGCGGATCTGATCGCCGACATCGCCAAGAACGCGACAAGCCTCTACATCTCGCCCGGGATGGTGTCCCAGGCGATCGTGCACCAGTTCTGCGTCTCCGGCGACATCGACCGCTCGATCGAGACGGTACGTGCGGCGCTGGGCGAGCGAGCCCGGGTGCTCGCCGAGTCGTTGCGCAGGCACCTGCCGCAGGCCCGGTTCGTGGAGCCCGACGGCGGCTACTTCCTCTGGGTGGAGTTCCCCGAGGATGTGCTGGTCGACCGGCTCGCCCCGGCGGCGGCCGAGCGCGGGGTCGCCGTGGTCAAGGGCAGCGACTTCGTGCTGGACGGCGGGCGGCACGCCCTGCGACTGGCCTTCTCGGCGGTGACCGTCGATCGGATCGACGAGGGCGTCCGTCGGCTCGCGGAGGCCGTCGAGGCTGTCCGCAGCTGA
- the corA gene encoding magnesium/cobalt transporter CorA: MTDRTERDRTAPSATGRVLRPRAWPSPVRAMTRMLNADGSPPVPTPTGTGRSAVVDCALYVDGKRQPGDWTYADALAAARREEHGFVWIGLHEPELAEMTAIAETYGLHELAVEDAVKAEQRPKLERFGDVVFLVLRTARYCEHAELTENSEVVETGQVMLFIGPNFVISVRHGDACRLAPIRADLETKQELLLQGPWAVAYGVTDRVVDLYLEVAEQIEDDLDVLEAEVFDRHGHGRIQRIYQMKRELVEFKRAVVPLQRPLMTLTSQVNREVPKEIRRYFRDVQDHLSRTVEQVNSYDDLLNSILQARLAQVTVDQNNDMRKIAAWAAIAAVWTSIAGVEGMNFDNMPELKMTYGYPVALALMLGVSLALYRWFRRNGWL, translated from the coding sequence ATGACGGATCGGACAGAGCGGGACCGGACGGCACCGTCTGCCACCGGTCGGGTGCTGCGACCTCGGGCGTGGCCGTCCCCGGTCCGGGCGATGACCCGGATGCTCAACGCCGACGGCTCGCCCCCCGTGCCGACCCCCACCGGCACCGGCCGCAGCGCCGTGGTCGACTGCGCGCTCTACGTCGACGGCAAGCGGCAACCCGGCGACTGGACGTACGCGGACGCGCTGGCCGCTGCCCGTCGTGAGGAGCACGGCTTCGTCTGGATCGGTCTGCACGAGCCGGAGCTGGCCGAGATGACCGCCATCGCGGAGACCTACGGCCTGCACGAGCTCGCCGTCGAGGACGCGGTGAAGGCCGAGCAGCGCCCCAAGCTGGAGCGGTTCGGCGACGTCGTCTTCCTGGTGCTGCGCACCGCCCGGTACTGCGAGCACGCCGAGCTGACCGAGAACTCCGAGGTCGTGGAGACCGGGCAGGTGATGCTCTTCATCGGCCCGAACTTCGTGATCAGTGTCCGGCACGGGGACGCCTGCCGGCTCGCCCCGATCCGTGCCGATCTGGAGACCAAGCAGGAGTTGCTGCTCCAGGGCCCGTGGGCGGTGGCGTACGGGGTGACCGACCGGGTGGTCGACCTCTACCTGGAGGTCGCCGAGCAGATCGAGGACGACCTGGACGTGCTGGAGGCGGAGGTCTTCGACCGCCACGGCCACGGGCGGATCCAGCGGATCTATCAGATGAAGCGGGAGTTGGTGGAGTTCAAGCGGGCGGTGGTGCCGTTGCAGCGGCCGCTGATGACGCTGACTTCCCAGGTCAACCGCGAGGTGCCCAAGGAGATCCGGCGCTATTTCCGGGACGTCCAGGATCACCTGAGCCGCACCGTGGAGCAGGTGAACTCCTACGACGACCTGCTGAACTCGATCCTCCAGGCGCGGTTGGCCCAGGTCACCGTCGACCAGAACAACGACATGCGCAAGATCGCCGCTTGGGCGGCCATCGCGGCGGTCTGGACCTCCATCGCCGGCGTCGAGGGGATGAACTTCGACAACATGCCCGAGCTGAAGATGACGTACGGCTACCCGGTGGCCCTCGCCCTCATGCTCGGCGTCTCGCTGGCCCTCTACCGCTGGTTCCGCCGCAACGGCTGGCTCTGA
- a CDS encoding ester cyclase, with protein MRDAERLVEQQYAMLLSRDVARLPDLYAPEAFYAMPGVTVRPIELPALLRTWTGAFPDLRVDPIGAVRTGGGAAVELRLTGTHTGTLHSPYGTVAPTGRTVTWEVADVVRARKGRIVAWRSYFDWSQLLDALGVQLEGLSRAAQHDALALPV; from the coding sequence ATGCGTGACGCGGAGCGCCTGGTCGAGCAGCAGTACGCCATGCTCCTGAGTCGGGACGTGGCCCGCCTACCGGATCTCTACGCCCCGGAGGCGTTCTACGCCATGCCGGGTGTGACGGTCCGTCCGATCGAGCTGCCCGCGCTCCTGCGCACCTGGACCGGTGCTTTTCCGGACCTACGGGTCGACCCGATCGGCGCGGTCCGCACGGGTGGAGGCGCGGCGGTCGAGCTGCGCCTGACCGGCACCCACACCGGCACGCTGCATTCGCCGTACGGCACCGTCGCGCCCACCGGCCGGACGGTGACCTGGGAGGTGGCCGACGTGGTCCGGGCCCGCAAGGGCCGGATCGTCGCCTGGCGCTCCTACTTCGACTGGAGCCAGCTCCTCGACGCGCTCGGCGTGCAGCTGGAGGGACTTTCCCGGGCTGCGCAGCACGACGCGCTCGCCCTTCCGGTCTGA
- a CDS encoding glycosyltransferase, with product MKIVVAHNRYREAQPSGENTIVDAEIAQLTAAGVEVLPFIRSSDEIPSMSKAAKALLPISPIWAPRAQHDLSRLLTEHRPDVLHLHNPYPLLSPWVVRTAHRHGVPVVQTVHNYRQVCSSGIYFRDGVICQDCKGRALGVPAIKHRCYRDSAAQSALMATTLAVHRGTWRSVDRYVALTSAIADHLHDYGIPDERVVVKPNSVPDPGRPTPLGDGFLYMARLSPEKGVDLLLDAWRRHPVGALGTLRMAGDGELRPLVEAAAAERPDVVYLGQLDRAGVRAAVEASAVVIAASMWHDVLPTVIIEALASGRPVLGTALGGIPYLLGADAPHEPAGTGPAEVASAVAGGGGPPMPAGIGLGEAGWVVAPEPAALAAALPVARAGAAGLALAARARYERMFHPDVVTKQLIDIYAGMARTPSRA from the coding sequence GTGAAAATCGTGGTGGCGCACAACCGGTACCGGGAAGCTCAGCCCTCCGGCGAGAACACGATCGTCGACGCGGAGATCGCTCAGCTCACCGCCGCTGGCGTCGAGGTGCTTCCCTTCATCCGGAGTTCCGACGAGATCCCGTCGATGTCGAAGGCGGCGAAGGCGCTGCTGCCGATCTCCCCGATCTGGGCGCCGCGTGCCCAGCACGACCTGAGCCGGCTGCTCACCGAGCATCGACCGGACGTTCTGCACCTGCACAATCCGTACCCTCTGCTGTCGCCCTGGGTGGTTCGGACCGCGCACCGTCACGGCGTGCCGGTGGTGCAGACGGTGCACAACTACCGGCAGGTCTGCTCGTCGGGGATCTACTTCCGGGACGGCGTGATCTGTCAGGACTGCAAGGGCCGGGCGCTGGGCGTGCCGGCGATCAAGCACCGCTGCTACCGCGACTCGGCGGCGCAGAGCGCGTTGATGGCGACCACGCTGGCCGTGCACCGGGGCACCTGGCGCTCGGTGGATCGGTACGTCGCGCTCACCTCGGCAATCGCCGATCACCTCCACGATTACGGCATTCCGGACGAACGCGTCGTGGTGAAGCCGAACTCGGTGCCCGACCCGGGTCGGCCGACCCCGCTCGGTGATGGGTTCCTCTACATGGCCCGGCTCTCCCCGGAGAAGGGCGTCGACCTGCTGCTGGACGCCTGGCGTCGACACCCGGTGGGTGCGCTGGGCACGTTGCGCATGGCGGGCGACGGCGAGCTGCGCCCGCTCGTGGAGGCGGCCGCCGCCGAGCGACCCGACGTGGTCTACCTCGGTCAGCTCGACCGGGCCGGTGTGCGGGCGGCGGTCGAGGCGAGCGCGGTGGTGATCGCCGCCTCCATGTGGCACGACGTGCTGCCGACCGTGATCATCGAGGCGCTGGCGAGCGGCCGGCCGGTGCTCGGCACGGCGTTGGGCGGCATTCCGTACCTGCTCGGAGCGGATGCCCCGCACGAACCAGCCGGCACCGGCCCAGCCGAGGTCGCCTCCGCGGTCGCCGGGGGTGGCGGGCCGCCCATGCCCGCGGGGATCGGCCTGGGCGAGGCCGGGTGGGTGGTCGCGCCGGAGCCGGCCGCGCTCGCAGCCGCCCTGCCGGTCGCCCGCGCTGGTGCGGCCGGGCTGGCTCTGGCGGCCCGCGCCCGCTACGAGCGCATGTTCCACCCCGACGTCGTCACCAAGCAGCTCATCGACATCTACGCGGGCATGGCCCGCACCCCAAGCCGCGCCTGA
- a CDS encoding CBS domain-containing protein has protein sequence MQVRDAMSSEVLVVGPEHTLRQAARMMSARGVGSAVVIDPDSEGVGIMTERDVLKAIGAGLDCDVERTGAHLTWDVVYAGPEWTVAEAAAAMARGGFRHLVVLDGREVAGVISVRDIMRVWAESQAATVPT, from the coding sequence ATGCAGGTACGGGATGCCATGTCCAGCGAGGTCCTCGTCGTCGGTCCGGAGCACACGCTTCGCCAGGCGGCCCGGATGATGTCGGCCCGCGGTGTCGGGTCGGCGGTCGTGATCGACCCGGATTCCGAGGGGGTCGGGATCATGACCGAACGTGACGTGTTGAAGGCCATCGGCGCTGGCCTCGACTGCGACGTGGAACGCACCGGCGCCCACCTGACATGGGACGTGGTCTACGCGGGCCCGGAGTGGACGGTGGCCGAGGCTGCCGCCGCGATGGCCCGGGGCGGGTTCCGGCACCTGGTGGTGCTGGACGGCCGGGAGGTGGCCGGGGTGATCTCGGTCCGGGACATCATGCGGGTCTGGGCGGAGAGCCAGGCAGCCACCGTCCCCACCTGA
- a CDS encoding iron-containing alcohol dehydrogenase family protein gives MPLLARSVLTPLHIDVRRGAVADLGAILADGRISSGGDVAVVVGPGQGAQIAELIRPSLRSADVFTVAGATLDAADDLGGKLRARSYDAVVGIGGGKTIDVAKYAATRRGLPMVSVATSLANDGIASPVASLITDGIKGSYGVHIPIGVIVDLDFVESGPDRHNRAGIGDVISNISALADWELSRQVRGEPVDGLAASLARAGAEAVLNHPGDMSDDAFVIVLAEALISSGLAMAVCGTSRPSSGGCHEIMHAVDALFPGTASHGELAGLGALFCTWLRGDLRRFGEMSACLARHGLPRLPAEVALTDDQFIEAVQFAPRTRPDRYTILEHLALSPTETRERLADYAGAIRDQLG, from the coding sequence GTGCCGCTACTAGCTCGCAGCGTCCTCACCCCGCTGCACATCGACGTACGACGCGGGGCGGTCGCCGACCTGGGCGCGATCCTGGCCGACGGGCGGATCTCCTCCGGGGGCGACGTCGCGGTGGTGGTCGGTCCGGGTCAGGGCGCGCAGATCGCGGAGCTGATCCGACCGTCGCTGCGCTCGGCGGACGTGTTCACCGTCGCCGGGGCGACCCTGGACGCCGCCGACGACCTGGGCGGCAAACTCCGCGCCCGGTCGTACGACGCGGTCGTCGGCATCGGCGGCGGCAAGACCATCGACGTGGCCAAGTACGCGGCGACCCGTCGGGGCCTCCCGATGGTGTCGGTGGCGACCAGCCTCGCCAACGACGGGATCGCCTCCCCGGTGGCCAGCCTGATCACCGACGGGATCAAGGGCTCCTACGGGGTCCACATCCCGATCGGGGTGATCGTCGACCTGGACTTCGTGGAGAGCGGCCCGGACCGGCACAACCGGGCCGGCATCGGCGACGTGATCAGCAACATCAGCGCGCTGGCCGACTGGGAGCTGTCCCGGCAGGTACGCGGCGAACCCGTCGACGGGCTGGCCGCGTCGCTCGCCCGGGCGGGCGCCGAGGCGGTGCTCAACCACCCGGGCGACATGAGCGACGACGCCTTCGTGATCGTCCTCGCCGAGGCGTTGATCTCCAGCGGCCTGGCCATGGCGGTCTGCGGCACCAGCCGCCCGTCCAGCGGCGGCTGCCACGAGATCATGCACGCGGTCGACGCGCTCTTTCCGGGCACCGCCTCGCACGGCGAACTGGCCGGGCTGGGTGCGCTGTTCTGCACCTGGCTGCGCGGCGACCTGCGCCGCTTCGGGGAGATGTCGGCCTGCCTGGCCCGACACGGTCTGCCCCGGCTCCCCGCCGAGGTGGCGCTCACCGACGACCAGTTCATCGAGGCGGTGCAGTTCGCGCCGCGTACCCGACCGGACCGGTACACGATCCTCGAGCACCTGGCCTTGTCGCCTACCGAGACGCGGGAGCGGCTGGCAGACTACGCCGGTGCAATCCGCGACCAGCTTGGCTGA
- a CDS encoding sugar transferase: MGEVTASLQRPVTDEGRSKLVRHVDSFEIQPPTPPSHNGVPRSAWTRARRRVSRWHRPYIAILLFLDFAAAAFASWIAIQLFDQAPSGFSGTHKDLTWFHTVSYLLLPLGWVVILWSNRAYDRRYLGLGPDEFKRVIRGAVTVTATLSFLVFSTKTAPSRWTVGTALLGALLLILWCRFVARWALHYIRRRAGQAAHRMVLVGTLPECLEVYAAVTRNPNAGLVPVAIHITDGYAAARGMPTPVPVYAGRDVLALVREVGGDTIAVCGSASAEPGELRRLAWQLEGSGVDLVVAPQLTDIAGPRVHIRPIEGLPLLYVEEPTLSGPALLAKNLMDRVAAGLGLLLLIPLFLVIAVAIQISDRGPVFFRQPRVGHEGRTFRVWKFRTMYVDAEDRLASLVDRNETDGMLFKMKQDPRVFPVGGFLRASSLDELPQLINVLWGEMSLVGPRPLPADDGDFLGDVRRRLLVRPGMTGLWQVSGRSDLSWDESVRLDLYYVDNWSLAYDLSILWRTVGVVLARKGAY; encoded by the coding sequence ATGGGTGAGGTGACGGCAAGCCTCCAGCGCCCGGTAACCGACGAAGGCCGGAGCAAACTCGTGCGGCACGTGGACAGCTTTGAGATCCAGCCGCCGACGCCGCCGTCACACAACGGCGTCCCTCGGTCGGCGTGGACCAGGGCGCGACGTCGTGTCTCCCGCTGGCACCGGCCCTACATCGCGATCCTGTTGTTCCTCGATTTCGCCGCGGCCGCGTTCGCCAGTTGGATCGCGATCCAGCTCTTCGACCAGGCGCCGTCCGGCTTCTCCGGAACGCACAAGGACCTCACCTGGTTCCACACCGTCTCCTACCTGCTGCTCCCGCTCGGGTGGGTGGTCATCCTCTGGAGCAACCGGGCCTACGACCGGCGCTACCTGGGCCTCGGGCCCGACGAGTTCAAACGCGTGATCCGGGGCGCGGTGACAGTCACCGCCACCCTCTCCTTCCTCGTCTTCTCCACCAAGACCGCGCCGTCCCGGTGGACGGTGGGCACGGCGCTGCTCGGGGCGCTTCTGCTGATCCTCTGGTGCCGTTTCGTGGCCCGTTGGGCGCTGCACTACATCCGTCGGCGGGCCGGTCAGGCCGCGCATCGGATGGTGCTGGTCGGCACCCTGCCGGAGTGCCTGGAGGTCTACGCGGCGGTCACCCGCAACCCGAACGCCGGGCTGGTGCCCGTCGCCATCCACATCACCGACGGCTACGCGGCGGCCCGGGGAATGCCGACCCCGGTGCCGGTGTACGCCGGGCGGGACGTCCTGGCCCTGGTCCGTGAGGTCGGCGGGGACACCATCGCCGTCTGCGGGTCCGCCAGCGCCGAGCCCGGTGAGCTGCGCCGGCTGGCCTGGCAGCTCGAAGGCTCCGGCGTCGACCTGGTGGTCGCCCCACAGCTCACCGACATCGCCGGCCCTCGGGTGCACATCCGGCCGATCGAGGGCCTGCCGCTGCTGTACGTCGAGGAGCCGACCCTCTCCGGGCCGGCGCTGCTGGCCAAGAACCTGATGGACCGGGTGGCCGCCGGCCTCGGCCTGTTGCTGCTGATCCCGCTCTTCCTGGTCATCGCCGTGGCGATCCAGATCTCCGACCGCGGGCCGGTCTTCTTCCGCCAGCCTCGGGTGGGGCATGAGGGGCGCACGTTCCGGGTGTGGAAGTTCCGGACCATGTACGTCGACGCCGAGGACCGACTGGCCAGCCTGGTCGACCGGAACGAGACCGACGGCATGCTGTTCAAGATGAAGCAGGACCCCCGGGTCTTCCCGGTGGGCGGCTTCCTGCGGGCCTCGTCGCTGGACGAGCTGCCGCAGCTGATCAACGTGCTCTGGGGCGAGATGTCGTTGGTCGGGCCGCGCCCGCTGCCGGCCGACGACGGCGACTTCCTGGGTGATGTGCGCCGTCGGCTGCTCGTCCGCCCCGGCATGACCGGCCTGTGGCAGGTGTCCGGCCGTTCCGACCTGTCCTGGGACGAGTCGGTCCGCCTGGACCTCTACTACGTCGACAACTGGTCGTTGGCGTACGACCTGAGCATCCTGTGGCGCACCGTCGGGGTGGTGCTCGCCCGCAAGGGCGCGTACTAG
- a CDS encoding Fpg/Nei family DNA glycosylase yields MPELPEVEALAGYLRQRAVGRRVDRLEIAAISALKTYEPAPTAVAGRAVIDAGRHGKFLDVLFEGDLHLVVHLARAGWLHYREAFPATTPLRPGKGPIAVRVRLDDGSGFDLTEAGTQKKLAAYLVTDLTAVPGVAKLGPDALAADLPTFAERLRSRRGQVKGVLTDQSVLSGVGNAYSDEILHAAKLSPFAITDRLTDDQMATLHAATRQVLGDAVERSLGQRAAELKGEKRSGLKVHARTGLPCPVCGDTVREVSFADSSLQYCPTCQTGGKPLADRRLSRLVR; encoded by the coding sequence GTGCCCGAACTACCGGAGGTTGAGGCGCTCGCGGGTTACCTGCGACAGCGCGCGGTGGGGCGGCGCGTCGATCGGCTGGAGATCGCCGCGATCAGCGCCCTGAAGACGTACGAACCGGCACCTACCGCAGTCGCCGGTCGGGCCGTGATCGACGCCGGCCGCCACGGCAAGTTCCTCGACGTGCTCTTCGAGGGCGACCTGCACCTGGTGGTGCACCTGGCCCGGGCGGGTTGGCTGCACTACCGGGAGGCGTTTCCCGCCACCACCCCGCTGCGCCCGGGCAAGGGCCCGATCGCGGTGCGCGTACGCCTGGACGACGGCTCCGGCTTCGACCTGACCGAGGCCGGCACCCAGAAGAAGTTGGCCGCGTACCTGGTCACCGACCTGACGGCGGTGCCCGGAGTGGCCAAGTTGGGCCCGGACGCGCTCGCGGCCGACCTGCCCACCTTCGCCGAGCGGCTGCGTAGCCGGCGGGGGCAGGTCAAGGGGGTGCTGACCGATCAGTCGGTGCTGTCCGGGGTGGGCAACGCGTACTCCGATGAGATCTTGCACGCCGCGAAGCTGTCCCCGTTCGCGATCACCGACCGGCTCACCGACGACCAGATGGCCACCCTGCACGCGGCCACGCGGCAGGTCCTCGGCGACGCCGTCGAGCGGTCTCTGGGTCAGCGGGCGGCGGAGCTGAAGGGCGAGAAGCGCTCCGGGTTGAAGGTGCACGCCCGCACGGGGCTGCCCTGCCCGGTCTGCGGAGACACGGTGCGCGAGGTTTCGTTCGCCGATTCCAGCCTTCAGTACTGCCCAACGTGCCAGACCGGTGGAAAACCCCTCGCTGACCGACGGTTGTCCCGCCTCGTACGGTGA
- a CDS encoding phosphocholine cytidylyltransferase family protein yields MIGMVLAAGAGRRLRPYTDTLPKALVPVDGEITILDIALGNLAEVGLTDIVIVVGYAADAVRERQADLEKKYGVTLTLVHNDKAEEWNNAYSLWLAREYFARGVLLVNGDTVHPVSIEKTLLAERGPGILLAVDTLKPLAEEEMKTTFDAAGQLTRITKIMDPGEAYGEYIGATLIEPQVADALADALEATWRRDPNLYYEDGYQEFADRGGEVRAAPIGDVPWVEVDNHADLARAREIACRY; encoded by the coding sequence ATGATCGGAATGGTGCTCGCGGCCGGAGCGGGACGGCGGCTGCGCCCGTACACCGACACCCTGCCCAAGGCGTTGGTGCCGGTGGACGGCGAGATCACGATCCTGGACATCGCGCTGGGCAACCTCGCCGAGGTCGGGCTCACCGACATCGTGATCGTGGTCGGCTACGCCGCGGACGCGGTCCGCGAGCGGCAGGCCGACCTGGAGAAGAAGTACGGGGTCACGCTCACCCTCGTCCACAACGACAAGGCCGAGGAGTGGAACAACGCCTACTCGCTCTGGCTGGCCCGGGAGTACTTCGCGCGCGGGGTGCTGCTGGTCAACGGGGACACCGTGCACCCGGTGAGCATCGAGAAGACCCTGCTGGCCGAGCGTGGCCCGGGCATCCTGCTCGCGGTGGACACCCTCAAGCCGCTGGCCGAGGAGGAGATGAAGACCACCTTCGACGCCGCCGGCCAGCTCACCCGCATCACCAAGATCATGGACCCGGGCGAGGCGTACGGGGAGTACATCGGCGCCACGCTCATCGAGCCACAGGTCGCCGACGCGCTCGCCGACGCCCTGGAGGCGACCTGGCGGCGTGACCCGAACCTCTACTACGAGGACGGCTACCAGGAGTTCGCCGACCGGGGCGGGGAGGTGCGGGCGGCGCCGATCGGTGACGTCCCATGGGTCGAGGTCGACAACCACGCCGACCTGGCCCGCGCGCGGGAGATCGCGTGCCGCTACTAG